One Festucalex cinctus isolate MCC-2025b chromosome 3, RoL_Fcin_1.0, whole genome shotgun sequence DNA window includes the following coding sequences:
- the LOC144015912 gene encoding ras association domain-containing protein 10-like — protein sequence MDPEEGKVSVWVCREEKLVSGLTKRTTCTDVVQVLLEDQNLRQGASAGMLSGPLQSYCVVEKWRGFERILPNKTKILRLWSAWGDEQENVRFVLVKNDASLPNNGPRSAEARVVQSRENWGPGGVIRAPARTCWPAAATNLSQERQRRIVRKAFRKLDKMNKKKEQTLGKDKSSVEKMETLVHLVLSQDHTIRQQVQRLKELDKEIDSYESKVHFERMKRHGVNYVQDTYMEDSSAFPDDCSRKISPEALAQFEEYARWCEEVVRLQEELTEREALMESITAEIQEELNRRWMKRRREERGDDDKMSEMCLSALPLLESGEEVALEEERIKTQLNTSLYIGLRLKTDLDGMRSDLDLSLALWESKETELLDLLAKVETMELNQAKLDDDDEEEDDDAKACEGAVVPVQKSGIWVEQARGLSKTCNVNDEDSDTGLSSMHSQDSDNPPVCESLV from the coding sequence ATGGATCCAGAAGAAGGGAAAGTCTCTGTTTGGGTCTGCCGAGAAGAGAAGCTGGTCTCCGGGCTGACTAAGAGGACCACATGCACTGATGTGGTCCAAGTCCTGCTGGAGGACCAGAACCTGCGGCAAGGTGCCTCAGCTGGGATGCTGTCCGGACCCCTGCAGTCCTATTGCGTGGTGGAGAAATGGAGAGGCTTTGAGAGGATTTTACCCAACAAGACCAAAATCCTCCGACTCTGGAGCGCCTGGGGGGACGAGCAGGAGAACGTCCGCTTTGTCCTGGTCAAAAATGACGCATCACTTCCCAACAACGGGCCCCGGAGTGCTGAGGCTCGTGTGGTCCAGAGCCGGGAGAATTGGGGTCCCGGCGGGGTGATAAGGGCCCCCGCTAGGACCTGCTGGCCCGCCGCAGCCACCAACTTGTCCCAGGAGAGACAGAGGCGCATTGTGAGGAAGGCCTTCCGAAAGTTGGATAAGATGAACAAAAAGAAAGAGCAAACACTTGGTAAAGATAAGAGCTCCGTGGAGAAGATGGAAACTTTGGTCCATTTGGTGCTTTCACAGGATCACACCATCCGCCAGCAGGTCCAGAGACTCAAGGAGCTGGATAAGGAGATTGACAGCTACGAGTCCAAGGTGCACTTTGAGCGCATGAAGAGACACGGGGTCAACTATGTGCAGGACACATACATGGAGGACTCCTCCGCCTTTCCGGACGACTGTTCGCGCAAAATCTCTCCGGAAGCACTGGCCCAGTTCGAGGAGTACGCGCGTTGGTGCGAGGAGGTCGTGAGGCTGCAGGAGGAGCTGACGGAGCGAGAGGCGCTCATGGAGAGCATCACCGCCGAGATCCAGGAGGAGCTCAACCGCAGGTGGATGAAACGGCGGCGGGAGGAGAGAGGAGACGATGACAAAATGTCGGAAATGTGCCTGTCTGCTCTTCCTTTGCTGGAGTCTGGGGAGGAGGTGGCGTTGGAGGAGGAGAGGATCAAAACGCAGCTGAACACCAGCCTCTACATCGGCCTGAGACTCAAGACAGACCTGGACGGCATGAGGTCCGACTTGGACCTGAGTCTTGCGCTATGGGAGAGCAAAGAGACTGAACTGCTGGACCTACTGGCCAAAGTGGAGACTATGGAACTCAATCAGGCCAAactagatgatgatgatgaggaggaggatgatgatgcAAAGGCATGTGAGGGTGCGGTGGTGCCGGTGCAGAAGAGTGGTATTTGGGTGGAGCAGGCCCGAGGTCTGTCAAAGACCTGCAACGTCAACGACGAGGATTCGGACACGGGTCTGAGCTCCATGCACAGTCAGGACTCGGACAACCCTCCTGTGTGTGAGTCTCTGGTCTAA